A stretch of the Polynucleobacter tropicus genome encodes the following:
- a CDS encoding transglycosylase SLT domain-containing protein, with product MNRILTTFITTLWMGMASFASFAAESQAQTQRSYAQMLELGEIRMAVPYERTIYVESKKQILGDAPEIAKYLGLYLSKKYQKPIKVTLVPSTPGNLINALEEGKADFVLIYSSEYDKQLKAGKYLRYTRPHFEESLIVSKSGTDPINSLLDLSGQDVCVSRFKDIKALLDANQTLIKSGRKPINIYQDKHALDDEDFLQMLNAGLISNTFVASWKAQLWKPYFTNLQLNEQTISPGGSPGDLVVSAGDKNLADDVLSFASSPDIEDALKIYRKNQFNQRKDALKSPVTPEEWSRFESMINFFRLYGHQNQLDPLFLASLGFQESMLNQSAVSPTGAIGVMQLLPSTGDSLGVGNIHLLEPNIHAGAKYMSSLLYALSIEGDLSDMERNFFGVAAYNAGPNNIRKARALAKTMGFDPNKWFDNVEMATAKLFGIETFLYVRSVYKYYVVYDIRQRNIPITQENLIPDRLIK from the coding sequence ATGAATCGCATTCTCACCACTTTCATCACCACCCTGTGGATGGGAATGGCTTCCTTCGCCTCTTTCGCGGCAGAAAGCCAAGCTCAGACGCAACGCAGTTATGCGCAAATGCTCGAACTTGGCGAAATCCGCATGGCAGTTCCTTATGAGCGAACTATCTACGTTGAGTCCAAGAAACAAATACTGGGTGATGCTCCAGAGATCGCTAAATATCTTGGTCTTTACCTAAGCAAAAAATATCAGAAGCCAATTAAGGTGACATTGGTGCCAAGTACACCAGGAAACCTTATAAATGCGCTCGAAGAAGGCAAAGCAGACTTTGTATTAATTTACTCTAGCGAATACGATAAGCAACTGAAAGCCGGAAAGTATTTACGATACACAAGACCTCATTTCGAAGAAAGTCTCATTGTTTCTAAGTCTGGGACAGATCCAATCAATAGCCTGCTAGATTTATCAGGCCAAGATGTTTGCGTAAGTCGCTTCAAAGATATCAAAGCGTTGTTAGATGCCAATCAAACTTTGATCAAGTCTGGCAGAAAACCCATCAATATCTACCAAGATAAACATGCTCTTGATGATGAAGATTTTCTGCAGATGTTAAATGCAGGCCTCATATCCAACACTTTTGTAGCCAGTTGGAAAGCTCAACTCTGGAAGCCTTACTTTACAAATCTCCAGCTAAATGAACAAACCATTAGCCCAGGAGGATCTCCGGGAGATCTTGTTGTCAGCGCCGGAGATAAGAACCTAGCCGATGATGTTCTGAGCTTTGCCTCAAGCCCTGATATAGAAGATGCCCTGAAGATCTATCGCAAGAATCAATTTAATCAACGAAAAGATGCTCTGAAAAGTCCAGTTACACCTGAAGAGTGGAGTCGTTTTGAAAGCATGATTAACTTTTTCAGGTTATATGGACATCAAAATCAGCTAGACCCACTCTTTCTTGCTAGCTTGGGTTTCCAAGAATCCATGCTCAATCAAAGTGCAGTTAGTCCAACTGGTGCAATCGGGGTGATGCAATTACTTCCCTCAACCGGTGATTCCCTGGGCGTCGGGAATATTCATCTCTTAGAGCCTAATATCCATGCTGGAGCCAAATATATGAGCTCCCTACTTTATGCACTCTCCATTGAGGGTGATTTATCAGACATGGAGCGCAATTTCTTTGGCGTTGCTGCTTATAACGCAGGCCCAAATAACATTCGCAAAGCCCGCGCACTTGCAAAAACGATGGGTTTTGATCCAAACAAGTGGTTTGATAATGTAGAAATGGCTACCGCCAAGCTATTTGGCATTGAAACATTCTTGTATGTTCGTAGCGTCTACAAGTACTACGTTGTATATGACATACGACAGAGAAATATTCCCATTACTCAGGAGAATTTAATTCCTGATCGATTGATTAAATAG
- the ppk2 gene encoding polyphosphate kinase 2, translating to MTSKRIEMAEWYRRAQEEILDSMDEELEMELDDDRLSPDGDSKSQIPRNLYFKELFRLQGELVKLQDWVVANKVKVAVLFEGRDSAGKGGAIKRITQRLNPRVCKVVALPAPNEREKTQWYFQRYISHLPAGGEIALFDRSWYNRAGVEKVMGFCTKKEYDEFLHTVPDLERMMIRSGIILIKYWFSISDDEQYNRFMMRIHDPLKQWKLSPMDLEARRLWEAYTKAKETMLEKTHIPEAPWWVVAANDKKKARLNCISHLLSQIPYQEIDHPEIKLPARVHNPDYLRGPVPPEMYVPEIF from the coding sequence ATGACATCAAAACGCATTGAAATGGCAGAGTGGTATCGCCGTGCTCAAGAAGAAATTCTGGATAGCATGGATGAAGAGCTTGAAATGGAGCTTGATGATGATCGTTTATCGCCGGATGGTGATAGTAAATCCCAAATTCCCCGAAATCTGTACTTCAAAGAATTATTTCGCCTACAGGGCGAACTTGTAAAGCTACAAGATTGGGTGGTTGCCAACAAGGTTAAGGTTGCTGTTTTATTTGAAGGCAGGGACTCTGCTGGTAAGGGTGGGGCAATCAAGCGCATTACTCAGCGACTAAATCCACGGGTTTGTAAAGTTGTAGCTTTACCGGCACCGAATGAGCGTGAAAAAACGCAGTGGTATTTTCAAAGATATATTTCGCATTTGCCGGCAGGTGGTGAGATAGCCCTTTTCGATCGTAGTTGGTATAACCGTGCGGGCGTTGAAAAGGTAATGGGATTCTGTACCAAAAAAGAATATGATGAGTTTCTTCATACGGTTCCCGATCTTGAGCGAATGATGATTCGCTCCGGAATTATCTTAATTAAGTATTGGTTCTCAATCTCTGACGATGAGCAGTACAACCGTTTTATGATGCGCATTCATGATCCACTGAAGCAGTGGAAACTCAGCCCCATGGATTTAGAAGCACGTCGTCTTTGGGAGGCATATACCAAGGCAAAAGAGACAATGTTAGAAAAGACGCATATACCTGAAGCGCCTTGGTGGGTTGTAGCAGCCAATGATAAGAAAAAAGCCCGCTTAAATTGTATTAGCCACTTGCTTTCACAGATACCGTATCAAGAAATTGATCACCCTGAAATTAAGCTTCCTGCCCGTGTGCACAATCCGGATTACCTCAGGGGTCCTGTTCCACCAGAAATGTACGTACCGGAGATTTTTTAA
- a CDS encoding lysophospholipid acyltransferase family protein, whose protein sequence is MSDSNNATQPKTPFIIQAWCWIRIAIHVVYGILLLSIRFPFIQQGAKNEYIQSWSSVLLSIFGVRLSVHNQDILPSSPFLLAANHVSWMDIHAISAFKAIRFVAKSEVANWPIFGWMARQIGTVFIRRDSSRHGKHVAEELSKVLQHESICIFPEGTSTSGASVLPFKPNLFESAVLSKVPVFSLAIFYESAITNQRTDIPAFVGDMSLLESIANILKHRHLSVNLVFLPPSGSSQDSPNDRKWLALHSQEAIQRHLRSGKVPM, encoded by the coding sequence ATGTCTGATTCGAATAACGCTACGCAACCTAAAACACCATTCATTATTCAGGCTTGGTGTTGGATTCGTATTGCTATTCATGTGGTTTACGGGATTCTGTTGTTATCCATACGTTTTCCATTTATTCAGCAAGGCGCTAAGAATGAATATATTCAGTCATGGTCTTCAGTATTACTGTCAATATTTGGAGTGAGGCTTAGTGTTCACAATCAGGACATATTGCCTTCATCTCCATTTTTGCTTGCAGCAAATCATGTTTCTTGGATGGATATTCATGCGATTAGTGCATTTAAGGCTATTCGCTTCGTAGCTAAATCAGAGGTTGCTAATTGGCCAATATTTGGCTGGATGGCAAGACAAATAGGCACAGTGTTTATACGCCGCGATAGCTCTCGGCACGGGAAGCATGTTGCCGAAGAATTAAGTAAGGTGCTACAGCATGAATCAATCTGTATTTTTCCGGAGGGCACCTCAACATCAGGTGCAAGCGTTCTACCCTTTAAGCCTAACTTATTCGAGTCGGCAGTTTTATCTAAGGTCCCCGTGTTTTCATTGGCAATTTTTTATGAATCAGCTATTACAAATCAGAGAACAGATATTCCCGCCTTTGTTGGCGATATGAGTTTGCTTGAGTCTATTGCTAATATTCTGAAGCATCGACATTTGTCTGTTAATTTAGTATTTTTGCCGCCATCTGGCTCTAGTCAAGATTCCCCTAATGATCGCAAATGGCTAGCCTTGCATAGTCAAGAGGCAATCCAACGTCACCTCCGTAGCGGTAAAGTACCCATGTAA
- a CDS encoding UDP-2,3-diacylglucosamine diphosphatase has translation MMHYKAIWISDVHLGTSGCQANYLLDFLKHNEADKFYLVGDIIDGWRLKKSFYWPQSHNDVVQKLLRKARKGTEVIYVPGNHDESARQFFGLSFGDVKVVEEVIHTTANGKRLWVTHGDQFDGVMQYAKWLAYVGDTLYSFILHVNRYFNMLRVKMGLQYWSLSQYLKHQVKNAVSYIADFEHIMAREARLRGCDGVVCGHIHKAEIREIDGLLYCNDGDWVESLTALVETQTGELKIIHWTQIKGEPIVTSAADLEPAIQSLIEEATL, from the coding sequence ATGATGCATTACAAAGCCATCTGGATTTCGGACGTACACCTTGGAACTTCTGGGTGTCAGGCAAATTACCTTCTGGATTTTCTCAAACATAATGAAGCCGATAAGTTCTATTTAGTAGGCGACATTATTGATGGCTGGAGACTAAAGAAATCTTTTTACTGGCCTCAATCACATAATGACGTGGTTCAAAAGTTACTTCGTAAGGCTCGTAAGGGGACTGAAGTTATATATGTGCCAGGTAATCACGATGAGAGCGCTAGACAATTTTTTGGACTCTCATTTGGAGATGTCAAAGTTGTTGAAGAGGTAATACACACCACCGCCAATGGCAAAAGGCTATGGGTAACTCATGGCGATCAATTCGACGGGGTAATGCAATACGCTAAATGGCTTGCTTACGTTGGCGATACCCTTTATTCATTCATCTTGCATGTGAACCGGTATTTCAACATGCTGCGCGTCAAGATGGGACTGCAGTATTGGTCTCTATCGCAATACCTTAAACACCAAGTCAAAAATGCAGTCAGCTATATCGCCGACTTTGAGCACATTATGGCCAGAGAAGCGCGTCTCCGAGGTTGCGACGGCGTAGTTTGTGGCCATATCCATAAGGCCGAGATTCGTGAAATTGACGGACTGCTCTATTGCAATGATGGCGATTGGGTTGAAAGCCTTACCGCCCTAGTCGAAACACAAACTGGCGAACTAAAAATCATTCACTGGACTCAAATTAAAGGCGAGCCCATTGTTACTTCTGCGGCTGACCTTGAGCCAGCCATCCAATCACTCATTGAAGAGGCGACACTATGA
- a CDS encoding glycosyltransferase family 4 protein has protein sequence MKIMIITDAWDPQVNGVVRTLKQTRAELIAMGNQVELITPTGFKSIPCPTYPDIALSLFPGKEVARRIKEFAPDAMHIATEGPLGLSARAYAVKNGLPFSTAYHTRFPEYVKARTGIPLTLTYTFIRWFHKPSMAVMAPTTIVKDDLEKYGLNNVVLWSRGVDLDIFKVQESKALNTSHPIFLYVGRVAIEKNINAFLEIDLPGSKWVVGDGPAMASIKEKYPEVNYLGVLQQHELAKVYAAADVFVFPSKTDTFGLVLLEAMACGTPVAAYPVTGPIDVLGNSKAGAMNDDLREACLQALKIPREVARAHAEKFSWKAASEQFALHLKPVPSPEVHITALA, from the coding sequence ATGAAAATAATGATTATTACCGATGCATGGGATCCACAGGTAAATGGAGTTGTACGCACTCTTAAACAAACTCGCGCCGAGTTAATTGCCATGGGCAATCAAGTCGAGTTAATTACTCCAACTGGATTTAAATCTATTCCATGCCCCACTTATCCCGATATTGCTTTATCACTCTTCCCTGGAAAAGAAGTCGCTCGTCGCATCAAAGAATTTGCTCCAGATGCAATGCATATTGCAACCGAAGGACCATTAGGACTATCAGCACGTGCTTATGCAGTTAAAAATGGCCTTCCGTTCTCAACGGCATATCACACCAGATTTCCAGAATATGTAAAAGCTCGCACGGGCATACCCCTAACGCTCACCTATACATTTATTCGCTGGTTTCACAAACCTTCGATGGCAGTAATGGCCCCAACAACAATAGTTAAGGACGATCTTGAAAAGTATGGTCTTAATAACGTCGTACTGTGGTCAAGAGGTGTCGACCTAGATATTTTTAAAGTTCAAGAATCCAAAGCACTAAATACCTCACATCCAATTTTTTTATATGTTGGCCGTGTCGCTATTGAGAAGAACATTAATGCATTTTTAGAAATTGACCTACCGGGTTCCAAGTGGGTGGTAGGAGACGGTCCAGCAATGGCTAGCATAAAAGAAAAGTACCCAGAGGTGAATTATCTAGGAGTACTGCAGCAACATGAGCTTGCTAAGGTATACGCAGCGGCAGATGTATTTGTATTTCCAAGCAAGACTGATACGTTTGGCTTGGTTCTGCTTGAAGCAATGGCATGCGGAACTCCAGTCGCAGCCTACCCAGTTACTGGCCCAATAGATGTCTTAGGAAACTCTAAAGCAGGAGCCATGAATGATGACCTGCGTGAGGCTTGCTTACAAGCACTAAAAATTCCGCGTGAAGTTGCTCGGGCACATGCTGAAAAGTTTTCATGGAAAGCTGCTTCAGAGCAATTTGCTCTGCATCTAAAACCTGTTCCATCGCCTGAAGTCCACATTACTGCACTTGCTTAA
- a CDS encoding diacylglycerol kinase produces the protein MSHPYHIDQNPHKGNRGFARAIHAAKNSWCGLVYAFQEESAFRQELTLITLLTPAAVLMPISLLEKSLLISSLILVLVIELLNSSVEAAIDRISFEHHDLSKRAKDFGSAAVMLALLIALLIWLAICIPAFLQSQ, from the coding sequence GTGAGCCACCCGTACCACATTGACCAAAATCCCCATAAGGGCAACCGTGGCTTTGCAAGGGCCATACATGCAGCCAAGAACTCATGGTGCGGTCTAGTTTACGCATTTCAAGAAGAAAGTGCCTTCAGGCAAGAGTTAACACTGATCACTTTGTTAACCCCAGCAGCAGTTCTTATGCCAATTTCCTTATTAGAAAAATCACTGCTGATTTCCTCCTTAATACTCGTTCTTGTCATTGAGCTTTTGAACTCGAGCGTAGAGGCTGCCATTGATCGAATTTCCTTTGAGCATCACGACCTTTCCAAAAGGGCAAAGGACTTTGGTAGCGCCGCAGTCATGCTAGCTCTTTTGATTGCATTGCTGATCTGGCTTGCCATTTGTATACCCGCTTTTTTACAAAGCCAGTAA
- a CDS encoding GNAT family N-acetyltransferase, with product MSDIPNPIGAFEIFIRKQVKAPKSKKVHPLEKLSKKLAKKLFGKKYATKTRVELAATFEVPPVSQIGKVKKPAFQIEWASSASEVKEAQRLRYKVFAEEMGANLPKNAEGLDIDDFDVHCDHLLIRDKDNLKVVGTYRVLPPHKAKEIGRLYSDSEFDLSRLNHLRPKLVELGRSCVHQDYRSGAVIMALWSGLAQYMQKNSYEIMLGCASIPMADGGHFAASLYNSLDKSHLAPTEFHAFPKLPLPLEKLNGGLDVQPPPLIKGYLKLGAKICSAPAWDPDFNTADVLTMLRLSEINPRYAKHFLGL from the coding sequence ATGTCTGATATCCCAAACCCAATTGGCGCGTTTGAAATTTTTATAAGAAAACAAGTTAAGGCACCAAAATCCAAAAAAGTACACCCACTTGAAAAGTTATCTAAAAAATTGGCAAAAAAACTATTTGGTAAAAAATATGCTACTAAAACACGCGTAGAGTTAGCTGCGACTTTCGAAGTTCCTCCAGTCTCGCAGATTGGAAAAGTAAAAAAGCCCGCATTTCAAATTGAATGGGCTAGCAGTGCCAGCGAGGTAAAAGAGGCTCAACGCCTTCGTTACAAAGTATTTGCTGAAGAGATGGGCGCCAACCTCCCTAAAAACGCAGAAGGTCTGGATATTGATGATTTCGATGTCCATTGTGATCACCTGTTAATTCGCGACAAAGACAACCTTAAAGTAGTTGGCACATATCGAGTTTTACCACCTCATAAAGCAAAAGAAATTGGAAGACTGTATTCTGATTCCGAGTTTGACTTGTCTCGCCTTAATCATCTTCGGCCTAAATTGGTAGAACTAGGGAGATCATGTGTCCATCAAGACTATCGATCTGGGGCTGTGATTATGGCTCTATGGAGCGGTCTTGCTCAATATATGCAAAAGAATAGTTACGAGATAATGCTTGGTTGTGCCAGCATTCCTATGGCTGATGGCGGCCACTTTGCAGCAAGCCTTTACAACTCATTAGATAAGAGTCACCTAGCGCCAACAGAGTTTCATGCATTTCCGAAGCTACCATTACCATTAGAGAAGTTAAATGGGGGATTGGATGTACAGCCACCGCCGCTTATCAAAGGTTATTTGAAATTAGGCGCCAAAATTTGTAGCGCACCTGCCTGGGATCCTGACTTTAATACTGCAGATGTATTAACCATGTTGCGTCTTTCGGAAATTAATCCTCGCTACGCAAAACATTTCCTAGGTCTTTAA
- a CDS encoding Ppx/GppA phosphatase family protein: MNSSVVNQEQELVAAVDLGSNSLRLLVAQVIDTPSGTQLRPIDTLRETVRLAAGLTEEKILGNDAYQRGLVAIRRFGERIRGFNPANVRAVATNTLRVAKNAAQFVADAEKVLGFPIEVIAGVEEARLIYIGAVHEVQSVPGNRLVVDIGGGSTELVIGKGYEPKQMESLYIGCVSHSMRFFPKGNIDAHAFKEAELAARREIQVISGAYLKSGWDQVIGSSGTARALAELIADNQLGGYGDSLSMGRINGASGLITREGLKNLKKYLLRYEHVNEVELIGLKDDRRSVWPGGLAIMLAVFDELNIDSMEVTDAALRLGVLYDLLGRSQHHDMRYVTVEQFMQRYAVDREQAGRVSKLSAEFLSQLPESNAESRSDNIALLQWAANLHEIGLSISHNGYHKHSAYIAGYADMPGFSKNDQARLATLLLGHTGKLGKLANNLAFNDWRMLFCLRLAHVLSRGRSDLSQPQVKVSESKGSFAIELPKEWAKSHPLTEFSLQKEAAEWERVGRSFKIALK, from the coding sequence GTGAATTCATCAGTCGTTAATCAAGAGCAAGAGCTTGTTGCCGCAGTTGATCTTGGATCTAATAGTTTGCGCCTTTTAGTTGCACAAGTTATTGATACACCCTCTGGTACTCAATTAAGGCCGATTGATACTTTACGGGAAACAGTTCGTCTAGCTGCAGGCTTGACGGAGGAAAAAATTCTTGGGAATGATGCGTATCAAAGAGGGTTAGTAGCAATTCGTAGATTTGGCGAGCGTATTCGTGGATTCAATCCCGCCAATGTTAGAGCTGTTGCGACCAATACTTTGAGGGTTGCAAAAAATGCGGCTCAGTTTGTAGCAGATGCCGAAAAAGTTTTGGGTTTTCCAATAGAAGTTATTGCGGGCGTTGAAGAAGCGCGTCTAATTTATATAGGAGCTGTACATGAAGTGCAGTCTGTGCCAGGTAATAGATTGGTTGTGGATATTGGTGGCGGATCAACCGAGCTTGTTATTGGCAAGGGATATGAGCCAAAGCAAATGGAGAGCCTTTATATCGGCTGTGTATCTCATAGCATGCGGTTCTTCCCCAAAGGCAATATTGATGCCCATGCATTCAAAGAGGCAGAGTTAGCAGCTCGCCGCGAGATACAAGTTATTTCAGGCGCATATTTGAAAAGTGGTTGGGATCAAGTTATAGGATCCTCGGGAACAGCTCGTGCACTTGCCGAGTTGATTGCCGACAATCAGCTTGGTGGGTATGGCGATAGTCTAAGTATGGGTCGTATCAATGGTGCAAGTGGTTTGATTACGCGCGAAGGATTAAAAAACTTGAAGAAGTATTTGCTCAGGTACGAGCATGTGAATGAAGTCGAATTAATTGGCTTAAAGGATGATCGAAGATCAGTTTGGCCAGGCGGTTTGGCAATTATGTTAGCGGTATTTGATGAATTGAATATTGATAGCATGGAGGTAACTGATGCCGCCCTAAGGCTTGGTGTGCTCTATGATTTATTGGGTCGTTCGCAGCATCATGATATGCGCTATGTAACGGTTGAGCAGTTTATGCAGCGCTATGCGGTAGATCGTGAGCAGGCTGGAAGGGTCAGCAAGTTGTCTGCTGAATTTTTATCACAACTACCTGAATCAAATGCAGAGAGTAGGTCTGACAATATTGCTTTATTGCAATGGGCGGCTAATTTACACGAGATAGGTCTCTCAATTTCTCACAATGGGTATCACAAACATTCGGCATATATTGCTGGGTATGCTGATATGCCGGGGTTTTCTAAAAATGATCAGGCTCGCCTAGCGACTTTATTGCTGGGACACACTGGAAAACTGGGAAAACTTGCAAATAATTTAGCATTTAATGACTGGCGCATGCTTTTTTGTTTGCGTTTAGCCCATGTTTTAAGTCGGGGCAGGAGTGATTTGAGTCAACCTCAGGTTAAGGTATCTGAGAGCAAGGGCTCATTTGCAATTGAGCTACCTAAGGAGTGGGCTAAAAGCCATCCTCTGACGGAGTTTAGTCTGCAAAAGGAGGCGGCCGAGTGGGAGCGTGTCGGCCGATCATTTAAGATTGCCCTAAAGTAG